In Haloarcula salinisoli, one genomic interval encodes:
- a CDS encoding carbohydrate ABC transporter permease, translating to MATTTDDDNSSEGPLARWTQSAIQNPEKVYRALFYVAMVFFLVTTLFPFYWLLVLAVTPSGRLLSGSFLPSVDLFGVSATFPLPVPKGFNPEAFITVFEQVPFHLYMLNSFALAVTTTVIVIVVASLAGYVFGRLRFPGRAFLMLGILAVSYFPPAAFVIPLFQAFAGNAPITLPFTEIPLFTPPRLLNTPGSMVLPFSALFMPLSIFILTTFYGQIPDGLEDAARVEGTTRLGALFRVIMPLSAPGVATAAVLTFIAVYNEYFFSSIMATSTEAARWSPIVGGILSYQTQYTTQYNLMAAASIIGVLPVVILVIVAQERIVSGLTSGALKE from the coding sequence ATGGCTACCACAACAGACGACGACAACAGTAGCGAGGGACCACTGGCACGGTGGACGCAGTCGGCCATCCAGAACCCGGAGAAGGTGTACCGAGCGCTGTTCTACGTCGCGATGGTATTCTTCCTCGTGACGACGCTGTTCCCGTTCTACTGGCTGCTCGTACTGGCGGTGACACCCTCGGGCCGCCTGCTCTCCGGGAGCTTCCTGCCGAGCGTCGACCTCTTCGGCGTCAGCGCGACGTTCCCGCTGCCGGTCCCGAAGGGGTTCAACCCGGAGGCCTTTATCACCGTCTTCGAGCAGGTCCCGTTCCACCTGTACATGCTGAACAGCTTCGCGCTGGCTGTGACGACGACGGTCATCGTCATCGTCGTGGCGAGTCTCGCGGGGTATGTCTTCGGCCGACTGCGCTTCCCCGGGCGGGCGTTCCTGATGCTCGGGATTCTGGCTGTCAGCTACTTCCCGCCCGCGGCCTTCGTCATCCCGCTGTTCCAGGCCTTCGCCGGGAACGCGCCGATAACGCTGCCCTTTACCGAGATTCCGCTGTTCACGCCGCCGCGCCTGCTGAACACGCCGGGGTCGATGGTGTTGCCATTTAGCGCGCTGTTCATGCCGCTGTCTATCTTCATCCTCACGACGTTCTACGGCCAGATTCCGGACGGCCTGGAGGACGCCGCTCGCGTCGAGGGGACGACCAGGCTGGGCGCGTTGTTCCGGGTCATCATGCCGCTGTCGGCTCCCGGTGTAGCGACGGCCGCCGTGTTGACCTTCATCGCCGTCTACAACGAGTACTTCTTCAGCTCGATAATGGCGACCTCGACGGAGGCGGCCAGGTGGTCGCCCATCGTCGGCGGTATCCTCAGCTATCAGACCCAGTACACCACCCAGTACAACCTCATGGCGGCCGCGAGCATCATCGGCGTCCTGCCGGTCGTGATACTCGTCATCGTCGCTCAGGAGCGCATCGTCAGCGGACTCACCTCAGGCGCACTCAAGGAATAA
- a CDS encoding ABC transporter ATP-binding protein, protein MAKLKLENVTKRYDDQGDVVTAVDDMNLDIDHGEFICFVGPSGCGKSTTMETIAGLTIPTEGTIHIGDRDVTNLPPKDRGIAMVFQNIALFPHMDVYDNISFGLRLRDYPTEEIDRRVERAADIVQLEGMLGRMPEEMSGGQRQRVAIARAIVREPDVFLMDEPLANLDAKLKVHMRTELQRLHKELDTTIIYVTHDQEEAMTLSDRIAVLNSGSLQQIAPPLTCYNEPDNLFVAGFIGSPSMNFVEGTVENDQIETKNFSIAFDPSTVDGVGVGDSVTIGIRPEDIYPGALRDEVSDPSSLIDTRTDILEPMGDEIFAYMLLGQGETSMSQEQATNDQLLMSIDPDSDIAEDEDMQVVIDRSNVHLFDTATGEAITHSLEAAWNSESVTEGEAESDD, encoded by the coding sequence ATGGCAAAACTCAAACTCGAAAACGTCACGAAACGCTACGACGACCAGGGAGATGTAGTCACCGCGGTCGACGACATGAACCTCGATATCGACCACGGGGAGTTCATCTGCTTCGTCGGTCCCTCCGGCTGTGGGAAGTCGACCACCATGGAGACCATCGCCGGACTGACCATCCCCACCGAGGGGACGATACACATCGGCGACCGCGACGTCACGAACCTCCCCCCGAAGGACCGCGGCATCGCGATGGTGTTCCAGAACATCGCGCTCTTTCCGCACATGGACGTCTACGACAACATCTCCTTTGGACTGCGGCTCCGGGACTACCCCACCGAGGAGATCGACCGCCGCGTCGAGCGCGCGGCCGACATCGTCCAGCTAGAGGGGATGCTCGGGCGGATGCCCGAGGAGATGTCCGGCGGCCAGCGCCAGCGTGTCGCCATCGCCCGCGCCATCGTTCGCGAACCGGACGTCTTCCTGATGGACGAGCCCCTGGCGAACTTGGACGCCAAGCTCAAGGTCCACATGCGGACCGAACTCCAGCGCCTGCACAAGGAGCTTGACACCACCATCATCTACGTCACCCACGACCAGGAGGAGGCGATGACGCTCTCGGACCGCATCGCCGTCCTCAACAGCGGCAGTCTCCAGCAGATAGCCCCGCCGCTGACCTGTTACAACGAGCCGGACAACCTCTTCGTCGCCGGCTTCATCGGCTCCCCGTCGATGAACTTCGTCGAGGGGACAGTCGAGAACGACCAAATCGAGACGAAGAACTTCTCGATCGCGTTCGACCCGTCGACCGTCGACGGCGTCGGTGTCGGCGACAGCGTGACCATCGGAATCCGGCCGGAGGACATCTACCCGGGTGCGCTGCGCGACGAGGTATCCGACCCCTCCTCGCTCATCGACACCCGGACGGACATCCTCGAACCGATGGGCGACGAGATATTCGCCTACATGCTGCTGGGCCAGGGCGAGACGTCGATGTCACAGGAGCAGGCCACCAACGACCAGCTGCTGATGAGCATCGACCCCGACTCGGACATCGCCGAAGACGAGGATATGCAAGTGGTCATCGACCGGAGCAACGTCCACCTGTTCGACACCGCAACGGGGGAGGCCATCACCCACTCGCTCGAGGCGGCCTGGAACAGCGAGAGCGTGACCGAGGGCGAGGCCGAATCGGACGACTAA
- a CDS encoding glucose 1-dehydrogenase: MKAIGVTREGEGVERLDVERPVPTEGEALVRTLRVGVDGTDHEVVAGSHGGYPEDSDHMILGHEAVGVVEDGNGSGLEAGQVVVPTVRRKPNGETNEYFRRGEPDMAPDGEYVERGIVGDHGFMAEYFTSPADTLVPIPEALAEYGMLVEPISIAEKANDHAFSTREPFEWRPESACVLGNGTLGLLTLWMLGRDFDRTYCVGRRDRPDPTIDIIDELGATYVDSRETSVEALPDAHEAVDYVFEATGYAPHAVQTVHALAPNGVGALLGIPGPWEFEIDGGTLHKEIVLHNKCLIGTVNSHVKHFEAAVDTLAEMPDWLLDDLVTTVVGPENLEAAFEDDDDQIKGVVEFDTL; encoded by the coding sequence ATGAAGGCTATCGGTGTCACTCGCGAGGGCGAGGGTGTGGAGCGACTCGACGTAGAGCGCCCGGTTCCGACCGAGGGTGAGGCACTGGTCAGGACGTTACGCGTCGGGGTCGACGGCACCGACCACGAGGTCGTCGCCGGCTCACACGGCGGGTACCCCGAGGATTCGGACCACATGATTCTGGGCCACGAGGCCGTCGGCGTCGTCGAAGACGGCAACGGCTCCGGGCTCGAAGCGGGACAGGTCGTCGTGCCGACCGTCCGGCGGAAACCCAACGGGGAGACAAACGAGTACTTCCGACGCGGCGAGCCCGATATGGCACCCGACGGCGAGTACGTCGAGCGCGGTATCGTCGGCGACCACGGGTTCATGGCGGAGTATTTCACCTCGCCCGCCGACACCCTCGTCCCGATTCCCGAGGCGCTGGCCGAATACGGGATGCTGGTCGAACCCATCTCCATCGCCGAGAAGGCCAACGACCACGCGTTCTCGACCCGGGAGCCCTTCGAGTGGCGGCCCGAATCGGCCTGTGTGCTGGGCAACGGAACCCTGGGCCTGCTGACGCTGTGGATGCTCGGCCGCGACTTCGACCGTACCTACTGTGTCGGCCGTCGGGACCGCCCCGACCCGACTATCGATATCATCGACGAACTCGGTGCGACCTACGTCGACTCCCGCGAGACCAGCGTCGAGGCGCTTCCCGACGCCCACGAGGCCGTCGACTACGTCTTCGAGGCGACGGGGTATGCGCCCCACGCCGTCCAGACCGTCCACGCGCTCGCACCCAACGGCGTCGGCGCCCTGCTCGGTATCCCCGGCCCCTGGGAGTTCGAAATCGACGGCGGGACCCTCCACAAGGAGATCGTCCTGCACAACAAGTGTCTCATCGGCACGGTCAACTCCCACGTCAAGCACTTCGAGGCCGCCGTCGACACCCTCGCGGAGATGCCCGACTGGCTACTCGACGACCTCGTGACGACGGTCGTGGGTCCGGAGAACCTCGAGGCGGCCTTCGAGGACGACGACGACCAGATAAAGGGCGTCGTCGAGTTCGACACGCTGTAG
- the trmB gene encoding HTH-type sugar sensing transcriptional regulator TrmB, with amino-acid sequence MPTDELEAALDGVISRFNLGEYEITAYLAVLQHGELTASEIAERTDIPQPRVYDTVRSLGDVGLVELKESRPMKVLAIDPRESFGDIQNSLDDLVEDLSARYTAPAREPEAVSLVKSRPTILRYLEDIIDAAEYELMLSLTPSLLSRFESTLRSRREAGIATEILLSPAADAPDPADFDYDAVATRVKGRRGITTPVAAVADGDYSMYATRESVRGAAERYGVIFNRSELGFLVSAFLNTVLWTTADEIASDDSELPFPRRYGTIRRCISDLADLDGEFYATIEGREVESGESWVVEGRVEEVSFGPNREVATLVVMTEDGPVDIGGQVAAYEDIEAYEIRVGRDAPPTV; translated from the coding sequence ATGCCAACCGACGAGCTTGAGGCGGCACTCGACGGGGTCATCTCGCGGTTCAACCTCGGCGAGTACGAGATAACCGCGTATCTGGCCGTGCTCCAGCACGGGGAGCTGACCGCCTCGGAGATCGCCGAGCGGACGGACATCCCCCAGCCCAGGGTGTACGACACCGTCCGGAGCCTCGGCGACGTCGGACTCGTCGAACTCAAGGAATCCCGGCCGATGAAGGTCCTCGCCATCGACCCGCGCGAGTCCTTCGGCGACATCCAGAACTCGCTGGACGACCTGGTCGAGGACCTCTCCGCTCGCTACACTGCGCCTGCCCGCGAGCCCGAAGCCGTCTCCCTCGTCAAGTCCAGACCCACTATCTTGCGCTATCTGGAGGACATCATCGACGCCGCCGAGTACGAACTCATGCTCTCGCTGACGCCGTCGCTGCTTTCGCGCTTCGAGAGTACCCTCCGGAGTCGGCGGGAAGCGGGAATCGCCACGGAAATCCTGCTGTCGCCGGCCGCAGACGCCCCCGACCCGGCCGATTTTGACTACGACGCCGTCGCGACCAGGGTGAAGGGACGCCGGGGTATCACGACGCCGGTCGCGGCGGTCGCCGACGGGGACTATTCGATGTACGCGACCCGGGAGTCGGTCCGTGGCGCAGCCGAACGCTACGGCGTCATATTCAACCGCTCGGAGCTGGGATTCCTGGTCTCGGCCTTCCTCAACACCGTCCTCTGGACGACCGCCGACGAGATAGCCAGCGACGATTCGGAGCTTCCCTTCCCGCGGCGCTACGGCACCATCCGGCGGTGTATCTCCGACCTGGCCGACCTCGACGGGGAGTTCTACGCCACTATCGAGGGCCGCGAGGTCGAGTCGGGCGAGAGCTGGGTCGTCGAGGGCCGTGTCGAGGAGGTGTCGTTCGGACCGAACCGCGAGGTGGCGACGCTGGTCGTCATGACCGAGGACGGGCCGGTCGACATCGGCGGCCAGGTCGCAGCCTACGAGGACATCGAAGCCTACGAGATTCGGGTCGGCAGAGACGCCCCGCCGACGGTGTGA
- a CDS encoding substrate-binding domain-containing protein, whose protein sequence is MSQDDTRGVRSSGVSRRRFVQAAGVSGLTAGLAGCADLIGGGGRGGSGRTVTWGFDPVAVQNNGDAIKDALYENGLSEDITVEFVPRDQDTGAARSNYNRLLNAGETDPDMFLMDNGWTNIFIQRGQLQNLSEALPEELVSDVADNYFSAFTDTARDPGSGDLFGVPVFPDFPTMQYRKDLVEEAGYNPEGENWATEPMTWERWSNIAEDVNDNADTDYGFTTQWDIYEGTACCTFNEIMSSWGGAYFGGRENLFGPIGDRPVTVNEPETISALNMMRKFVHDEDAEDQFSSYGGGFTPTNILGWIEEASRAPFAEGNSVFHRNWPYSLALTGRNPDNTEDPALGENLGAMPMPYAVSESDAAQPGTGGTTSALGGWHMTVNPNINNQEDVVSVIRAAMEPEFQLELLSIQGWLPPRPELFNSSDAQNVDVVGRYMDTLQVAGNNTMARPVTAVWSDQSTNIAQQANRAVGQEASSADAMATLQSALEDTESQ, encoded by the coding sequence ATGTCGCAGGATGACACACGCGGCGTTCGTTCGTCAGGAGTATCGCGACGGCGGTTCGTTCAGGCTGCCGGAGTATCGGGACTGACGGCCGGGTTGGCCGGCTGTGCAGACCTCATCGGTGGTGGCGGCCGAGGCGGTTCGGGCCGGACAGTAACGTGGGGTTTCGACCCCGTCGCGGTCCAGAACAACGGTGACGCTATCAAGGACGCCCTCTACGAAAACGGGCTCTCGGAGGACATCACGGTCGAGTTCGTCCCACGAGACCAGGACACTGGCGCGGCCCGGTCGAACTACAACCGCCTCCTGAACGCCGGGGAGACCGACCCCGACATGTTCCTGATGGACAACGGCTGGACGAACATCTTCATCCAGCGCGGCCAGCTCCAGAACCTCTCGGAGGCACTCCCCGAGGAACTGGTCAGCGACGTCGCGGACAACTACTTCAGTGCATTCACCGACACGGCACGAGACCCGGGGAGTGGTGACCTCTTCGGCGTGCCGGTGTTCCCGGACTTCCCGACGATGCAGTACCGCAAGGACCTCGTCGAGGAAGCCGGCTACAATCCCGAGGGCGAAAACTGGGCTACGGAGCCCATGACGTGGGAACGGTGGTCGAACATCGCCGAGGATGTCAACGACAACGCCGACACCGACTACGGCTTCACAACCCAGTGGGACATCTACGAGGGGACCGCCTGCTGTACGTTCAACGAGATTATGTCCTCGTGGGGCGGTGCCTACTTCGGCGGCCGCGAGAACCTCTTTGGCCCCATCGGCGACCGCCCGGTCACGGTCAACGAGCCCGAGACCATCAGCGCGCTGAACATGATGCGGAAGTTCGTCCACGACGAGGACGCCGAAGACCAGTTCAGCAGCTACGGTGGCGGCTTTACGCCGACCAACATCCTCGGCTGGATCGAAGAGGCGTCCCGCGCGCCGTTCGCGGAGGGCAACTCCGTCTTCCACCGCAACTGGCCCTACTCGCTCGCACTGACCGGTCGGAACCCGGACAATACGGAGGACCCCGCCCTGGGCGAGAATCTCGGCGCGATGCCGATGCCGTACGCGGTCTCCGAGAGCGACGCCGCCCAGCCCGGCACCGGCGGCACCACGTCGGCCCTCGGTGGCTGGCACATGACCGTCAACCCGAACATCAACAACCAGGAGGACGTCGTCTCGGTCATCCGCGCCGCGATGGAGCCGGAGTTCCAGCTCGAACTGCTGTCCATCCAGGGGTGGCTGCCGCCACGTCCCGAGCTGTTCAACTCCAGCGACGCCCAGAACGTCGACGTCGTGGGCCGCTACATGGACACGCTGCAGGTCGCCGGTAACAACACGATGGCCCGACCCGTGACGGCCGTCTGGAGCGACCAGTCGACGAACATCGCTCAGCAAGCCAACCGCGCCGTCGGTCAGGAGGCCTCCTCGGCCGACGCCATGGCCACGCTCCAGAGCGCGCTCGAAGACACCGAGTCGCAGTAA
- a CDS encoding carbohydrate ABC transporter permease has protein sequence MSTETGRESRRSGVLVDAMRWMENLSDTQYAYLLLIPVFVLLGVVALYPLLRTFELSLYATSLDLTGRSFVGIDNYVQLFTGGKNRFLPGGTTFIPSSLSLNALLNSALVVTIIFAVVSVAFETVIGLGQALILDQDFSGRKWVRAAIIIPWAVPIVIQGMVFFLMFNSNVGFATAPLADLGLLAPTNTLNDTASATFIIIVADIWKTSAFMALLILAGLQSIDRGLYDVAKVAGASKWQQFKLITFPLILPTIGVAVLFRSVQAMRVYGIIDTVSSCSVVPSLSCMVVATFNTREGTAAAIAFVTAAIIGVAVMGLIAWQGEDAI, from the coding sequence ATGAGCACCGAGACGGGACGTGAGTCGCGCCGCTCGGGCGTGCTCGTCGACGCGATGCGCTGGATGGAGAATCTGAGCGACACGCAGTACGCGTATCTGTTGCTCATCCCCGTGTTCGTCCTCCTCGGTGTCGTCGCGCTGTACCCGCTACTCCGAACCTTCGAACTGTCGCTGTACGCGACGTCGCTGGACCTGACCGGCAGGAGTTTCGTCGGCATCGACAACTACGTCCAGCTGTTCACCGGTGGGAAGAACCGCTTCCTGCCCGGCGGAACGACGTTTATCCCGTCGTCGCTGTCGCTGAACGCCCTGCTCAACAGTGCGCTCGTCGTGACGATTATCTTTGCCGTGGTGAGTGTCGCCTTCGAGACAGTTATCGGACTCGGGCAAGCGCTCATCCTCGACCAGGATTTCTCCGGACGGAAATGGGTCCGTGCGGCTATCATCATCCCGTGGGCGGTGCCAATCGTCATCCAGGGGATGGTTTTCTTCCTGATGTTCAACTCGAACGTCGGGTTCGCGACGGCCCCACTCGCAGACCTCGGATTGCTGGCACCGACGAACACGCTGAACGACACCGCGAGCGCGACGTTCATCATCATCGTCGCCGACATCTGGAAGACCTCGGCCTTTATGGCACTGCTCATCCTCGCCGGGCTCCAGAGCATCGACCGCGGGCTCTACGACGTGGCGAAGGTCGCGGGCGCGAGCAAGTGGCAGCAGTTCAAGCTCATCACGTTCCCGCTCATCCTGCCGACCATCGGCGTCGCCGTACTCTTCCGCTCCGTGCAGGCGATGCGGGTCTACGGTATCATCGACACCGTGTCGAGCTGTTCGGTCGTCCCGTCGCTGTCCTGTATGGTCGTGGCGACGTTCAACACCCGCGAAGGGACCGCTGCGGCAATCGCTTTCGTCACGGCAGCCATCATCGGCGTCGCCGTGATGGGACTCATCGCCTGGCAAGGGGAGGACGCGATCTAA
- a CDS encoding Gfo/Idh/MocA family protein, producing MNEEHSIKLGVIGLGNIARLHCDRLQKAGYGDVIAAGLDVDPDARGRFAAQYDATVYEQQADLYADVDAVLVTTPNKFHEEYVVGALEAGLDVFVEKPLAHTVGSAERIAEAAQAADGFCMVGFHNRFRNPVQALLGYRDDGTMGQLDHIEANYLRRRGVPGRGSWFTRKALAGGGALIDIGVHAIDLSLFLLDFPEVVEVSGQTRATFGTRSEYAYVNMWGEDHGSSGFDVDDSASAFIRCADGSTIALEVAWASNRPDSQEYVVRGTDAGAKLDLSSDEMELYETVSTGVNHHRTSQVETAADDAHGIELEEFVESATAGEPPGTNTVEQALTVQRVLDAIYRSSEEGRAISL from the coding sequence ATGAACGAGGAACATTCAATCAAACTGGGCGTTATCGGTCTCGGAAATATCGCCCGACTGCACTGTGACCGCCTTCAGAAGGCTGGCTACGGCGACGTCATCGCTGCCGGACTGGACGTCGACCCAGATGCGCGTGGGCGCTTTGCCGCCCAGTACGACGCGACCGTCTACGAACAACAGGCCGACCTCTATGCGGACGTCGACGCGGTGCTGGTGACGACACCCAACAAGTTCCACGAGGAGTACGTCGTCGGCGCGCTCGAAGCGGGCCTGGACGTGTTCGTGGAGAAACCGCTGGCCCACACCGTCGGTAGCGCCGAGCGAATTGCCGAGGCCGCTCAGGCGGCCGACGGCTTCTGCATGGTCGGATTCCACAACCGCTTTCGGAACCCGGTCCAGGCCCTGCTGGGCTACCGCGACGACGGGACGATGGGCCAGCTCGACCACATCGAAGCCAACTACCTCCGCCGACGCGGCGTCCCCGGCCGCGGGTCGTGGTTCACACGCAAGGCGCTGGCCGGCGGCGGCGCGCTCATCGACATCGGCGTCCACGCTATCGACCTCTCGCTGTTTCTGCTCGACTTTCCGGAGGTGGTCGAGGTCTCCGGCCAGACCCGAGCGACCTTCGGCACCCGCTCGGAGTACGCTTACGTGAATATGTGGGGTGAAGACCACGGCTCGTCGGGGTTCGACGTAGACGACTCGGCCTCTGCATTTATCCGGTGTGCCGACGGCTCCACCATCGCCCTCGAGGTGGCCTGGGCCTCGAACCGCCCTGACAGCCAGGAGTACGTCGTCCGTGGCACCGACGCGGGTGCCAAACTCGACCTGAGTAGCGACGAGATGGAGCTCTACGAGACCGTCTCGACCGGCGTGAACCACCACCGGACGTCCCAGGTCGAGACGGCGGCCGACGACGCCCACGGCATCGAGCTAGAGGAGTTCGTCGAAAGTGCCACGGCCGGTGAACCACCCGGAACCAACACCGTCGAACAGGCCCTGACCGTCCAGCGGGTGCTGGACGCCATCTACCGCTCCAGTGAGGAGGGGCGGGCCATATCTCTGTGA